From a region of the Mercurialis annua linkage group LG1-X, ddMerAnnu1.2, whole genome shotgun sequence genome:
- the LOC126683041 gene encoding E3 ubiquitin-protein ligase UPL5 isoform X1, with translation MSLLRSSTVDRTIPPAAINGHDHLHRAATKRKLDDYAANFDEDEENGDFSSFNGLVSSVRMRRDDSTPVTGVDLSSTQIQQSPVPATLPSRRVLDAKPACFPCSSSLPGPDKSSPMLQFFVKMMSGGNHLVIQANSEDTVKFIHEKISLITGIPVTEQRLIYKGKQLQCERTLAECSIQNDAGLQLVGRMRSTKHPQTCQLLDDMVSFICRLCKGPCYPITCTSQRIKNLMNEFFSLTPKDDNESAIGHLQIFISSSAPAALVMLYISNIKGNKECAESSVRHFLNSCRSSLPKSLHNQCAPIVLEFCKLLRTVSYNDSLYLSCRSTLGSLLGSMGVCRGEDVKGLIVLEDVFPFVSELAGRLFSELDSSVSENSAGPSLSDVRDFSAFLHPIHTTIKERFGFWGPIAIPLEKSGSSHPVFVQEIENLYNIFEGLMSKMDSCLTKMQDFMPLKANGQGDSTCTRWSQYLVILKELNNIAKHYKGAEEKFWSFMRRSKASLCVLIVKFAKRNDDHQWLLPHKDVTNFESRRHLAMLLFPDVKEDYEELHEMLIDRSQLLAESFEYIARADPESLHGGLFMEFKNEEATGPGVLREWFFLVVQALFDQQNALFIACPNDRRRFFPNPASKVEPLHLDYFTFCGRVIALALLHKVQVGIVLDRVFFMQLAGRRIFLEDIRDADPCLYNSCKQILEMDADFIDSDALGLTFVREIEELGSRRIVELCPDGKSISVSSKNRDEYVNLLIRHRFVISTSDQVSRFARGFADILCNSGLQNFFFQSIELEDLDWMLYGSESAISVEDWKAHTEYNGYKETDPQICWFWKIIGKMSPEQRRVLLFFWTSVKHLPIEGFHGLASRLYIYKSGDPEDRLPSSHTCFYRLCFPPYSSMAVMQNRLNVITQEHVGCSFGTW, from the exons ATGTCTCTTCTCCGATCGTCGACCGTTGATCGCACAATCCCCCCGGCTGCTATCAACGGCCACGATCATCTCCACCGTGCGGCAACCAAGCGCAAACTCGACGATTACGCCGCTAATTTCGACGAGGATGAAGAGAACGGCGACTTCAGCAGTTTCAACGGCCTAGTCTCCTCCGTCAGGATGCGAAGAGACGATTCTACCCCTGTGACCGGCGTGGACTTGTCCTCCACTCAGATTCAACAATCTCCTGTGCCTGCTACGCTCCCCTCCCGCCGCGTGTTGGATGCAAAACCAGCTTGCTTTCCCTGCTCCAGCTCTCTCCCAGGCCCCGATAAATCGTCGCCGATGCTTCAGTTTTTTGTGAAAATGATGTCCGGTGGTAATCATCTCGTCATACAAGCGAATTCCGAGGATACAGTGAAGTTCATTCACGAAAAAATTAGCTTAATAACTGGAATTCCAGTTACAGAGCAGAGGTTAATTTATAAAGGCAAGCAACTCCAGTGCGAGCGCACACTGGCCGAGTGTTCCATTCAGAACGATGCTGGTCTGCAATTGGTAGGTAGAATGCGTAGTACTAAGCATCCCCAGACTTGTCAATTGCTCGATGATATGGTTTCGTTTATTTGTCGCCTTTGTAAAGGCCCTTGTTATCCCATCACTTGTACGTCACAGCGTATTAAGAATTTGATGAATGAGTTCTTTAGTTTAACTCCTAAGGATGATAATGAGTCTGCCATTGGTCatcttcaaatttttatatcatCTTCTGCTCCTGCTGCTTTGGTTATGCTTTATATTTCCAATATTAAAGGTAATAAGGAGTGTGCTGAGAGTTCTGTTAGGCATTTTCTGAATTCGTGCAGGAGTTCATTGCCCAAGTCTTTGCATAATCAGTGTGCACCGATAGTGTTAGAGTTCTGTAAGCTGCTTAGGACTGTTTCTTATAATGACTCGTTGTATCTCTCTTGCCGGAGTACTCTTGGGTCGTTGTTGGGGAGCATGGGGGTTTGTCGTGGGGAGGATGTAAAAGGTTTGATTGTGTTAGAGGATGTTTTTCCATTTGTTAGTGAATTAGCCGGTAGGCTGTTCTCCGAACTGGATTCAAGTGTGTCTGAAAACAGTGCAGGGCCTTCGTTGAGCGATGTTAGGGACTTCTCAGCCTTCTTGCACCCGATTCATACCACTATTAAAGAGCGATTTGGGTTTTGGGGTCCTATTGCTATACCTTTGGAAAAGAGTGGTTCTAGCCATCCAGTATTTGTGCAAGAGATTGAGAatctttataatatttttgaggGTTTAATGTCAAAGATGGATAGTTGTCTGACTAAAATGCAGGACTTTATGCCTTTGAAGGCAAATGGGCAAGGCGACTCTACTTGCACAAGGTGGTCTCAGTACCTTGTCATTTTGAAGGAATTGAATAACATTGCCAAACATTATAAAGGAGCTGAAGAAAAATTCTGGTCGTTTATGCGAAGATCAAAGGCTTCTCTATGTGTTCTAattgttaaatttgcaaaacgaAACGATGATCATCAGTGGCTTCTTCCGCATAAAGATGTGACTAATTTTGAGTCCAGAAGGCATTTGGCCATGTTGTTGTTTCCAGATGTTAAAGAAGACTATGAGGAGCTGCATGAGATGCTCATTGACCGGTCACAGTTGTTGGCAGAGTCTTTTGAGTACATTGCACGTGCAGATCCTGAGTCTCTTCATGGTGGTCtatttatggaatttaaaaATGAGGAAGCAACTGGACCTGGTGTGTTGCGGGAGTGGTTTTTCTTGGTAGTCCAAGCTCTATTCGATCAACAAAATGCACTCTTTATTGCATGTCCAAATGATCGCCGGAGATTCTTTCCTAATCCTG CATCTAAGGTGGAGCCTTTGCACCTTGATTATTTTACCTTTTGCGGTCGAGTGATTGCATTAGCATTGTTGCATAAAGTGCAAGTAGGTATTGTTCTTGATCGGGTATTTTTCATGCAATTGGCTGGAAGGCGTATTTTCTTAGAAGACATACGGGATGCAGATCCATGCTTATACAATAGCTGCAAGCAGATTCTTGAGATGGATGCCGATTTTATTGATTCAGATGCTTTAGGATTAACATTTGTTAGAGAGATTGAGGAGTTAGGATCCAGGAGAATTGTGGAACTCTGTCCGGATGGCAAAAGCATTTCTGTATCAAGCAAAAATAGAGATGAATATGTAAACCTGCTCATTCGACACCGCTTTGTGATATCTACCTCTGATCAGGTTTCTCGTTTTGCACGAGGGTTTGCAGATATTCTTTGTAACTCGGGCCTTCAGAATTTTTTCTTCCAAAGTATAGAGCTTGAAGATCTTGATTGGATGCTTTATGGAAGTGAAAGTGCCATTAGTGTTGAAGATTGGAAAGCACATACAGAGTACAATGGCTACAAGGAAACTGATCCTCAGATATGTTGGTTTTGGAAG
- the LOC126683041 gene encoding E3 ubiquitin-protein ligase UPL5 isoform X2 — protein sequence MSLLRSSTVDRTIPPAAINGHDHLHRAATKRKLDDYAANFDEDEENGDFSSFNGLVSSVRMRRDDSTPVTGVDLSSTQIQQSPVPATLPSRRVLDAKPACFPCSSSLPGPDKSSPMLQFFVKMMSGGNHLVIQANSEDTVKFIHEKISLITGIPVTEQRLIYKGKQLQCERTLAECSIQNDAGLQLVGRMRSTKHPQTCQLLDDMVSFICRLCKGPCYPITCTSQRIKNLMNEFFSLTPKDDNESAIGHLQIFISSSAPAALVMLYISNIKGNKECAESSVRHFLNSCRSSLPKSLHNQCAPIVLEFCKLLRTVSYNDSLYLSCRSTLGSLLGSMGVCRGEDVKGLIVLEDVFPFVSELAGRLFSELDSSVSENSAGPSLSDVRDFSAFLHPIHTTIKERFGFWGPIAIPLEKSGSSHPVFVQEIENLYNIFEGLMSKMDSCLTKMQDFMPLKANGQGDSTCTRWSQYLVILKELNNIAKHYKGAEEKFWSFMRRSKASLCVLIVKFAKRNDDHQWLLPHKDVTNFESRRHLAMLLFPDVKEDYEELHEMLIDRSQLLAESFEYIARADPESLHGGLFMEFKNEEATGPGVLREWFFLVVQALFDQQNALFIACPNDRRRFFPNPASKVEPLHLDYFTFCGRVIALALLHKVQVGIVLDRVFFMQLAGRRIFLEDIRDADPCLYNSCKQILEMDADFIDSDALGLTFVREIEELGSRRIVELCPDGKSISVSSKNRDEYVNLLIRHRFVISTSDQVSRFARGFADILCNSGLQNFFFQSIELEDLDWMLYGSESAISVEDWKAHTEYNGYKETDPQICWFWK from the exons ATGTCTCTTCTCCGATCGTCGACCGTTGATCGCACAATCCCCCCGGCTGCTATCAACGGCCACGATCATCTCCACCGTGCGGCAACCAAGCGCAAACTCGACGATTACGCCGCTAATTTCGACGAGGATGAAGAGAACGGCGACTTCAGCAGTTTCAACGGCCTAGTCTCCTCCGTCAGGATGCGAAGAGACGATTCTACCCCTGTGACCGGCGTGGACTTGTCCTCCACTCAGATTCAACAATCTCCTGTGCCTGCTACGCTCCCCTCCCGCCGCGTGTTGGATGCAAAACCAGCTTGCTTTCCCTGCTCCAGCTCTCTCCCAGGCCCCGATAAATCGTCGCCGATGCTTCAGTTTTTTGTGAAAATGATGTCCGGTGGTAATCATCTCGTCATACAAGCGAATTCCGAGGATACAGTGAAGTTCATTCACGAAAAAATTAGCTTAATAACTGGAATTCCAGTTACAGAGCAGAGGTTAATTTATAAAGGCAAGCAACTCCAGTGCGAGCGCACACTGGCCGAGTGTTCCATTCAGAACGATGCTGGTCTGCAATTGGTAGGTAGAATGCGTAGTACTAAGCATCCCCAGACTTGTCAATTGCTCGATGATATGGTTTCGTTTATTTGTCGCCTTTGTAAAGGCCCTTGTTATCCCATCACTTGTACGTCACAGCGTATTAAGAATTTGATGAATGAGTTCTTTAGTTTAACTCCTAAGGATGATAATGAGTCTGCCATTGGTCatcttcaaatttttatatcatCTTCTGCTCCTGCTGCTTTGGTTATGCTTTATATTTCCAATATTAAAGGTAATAAGGAGTGTGCTGAGAGTTCTGTTAGGCATTTTCTGAATTCGTGCAGGAGTTCATTGCCCAAGTCTTTGCATAATCAGTGTGCACCGATAGTGTTAGAGTTCTGTAAGCTGCTTAGGACTGTTTCTTATAATGACTCGTTGTATCTCTCTTGCCGGAGTACTCTTGGGTCGTTGTTGGGGAGCATGGGGGTTTGTCGTGGGGAGGATGTAAAAGGTTTGATTGTGTTAGAGGATGTTTTTCCATTTGTTAGTGAATTAGCCGGTAGGCTGTTCTCCGAACTGGATTCAAGTGTGTCTGAAAACAGTGCAGGGCCTTCGTTGAGCGATGTTAGGGACTTCTCAGCCTTCTTGCACCCGATTCATACCACTATTAAAGAGCGATTTGGGTTTTGGGGTCCTATTGCTATACCTTTGGAAAAGAGTGGTTCTAGCCATCCAGTATTTGTGCAAGAGATTGAGAatctttataatatttttgaggGTTTAATGTCAAAGATGGATAGTTGTCTGACTAAAATGCAGGACTTTATGCCTTTGAAGGCAAATGGGCAAGGCGACTCTACTTGCACAAGGTGGTCTCAGTACCTTGTCATTTTGAAGGAATTGAATAACATTGCCAAACATTATAAAGGAGCTGAAGAAAAATTCTGGTCGTTTATGCGAAGATCAAAGGCTTCTCTATGTGTTCTAattgttaaatttgcaaaacgaAACGATGATCATCAGTGGCTTCTTCCGCATAAAGATGTGACTAATTTTGAGTCCAGAAGGCATTTGGCCATGTTGTTGTTTCCAGATGTTAAAGAAGACTATGAGGAGCTGCATGAGATGCTCATTGACCGGTCACAGTTGTTGGCAGAGTCTTTTGAGTACATTGCACGTGCAGATCCTGAGTCTCTTCATGGTGGTCtatttatggaatttaaaaATGAGGAAGCAACTGGACCTGGTGTGTTGCGGGAGTGGTTTTTCTTGGTAGTCCAAGCTCTATTCGATCAACAAAATGCACTCTTTATTGCATGTCCAAATGATCGCCGGAGATTCTTTCCTAATCCTG CATCTAAGGTGGAGCCTTTGCACCTTGATTATTTTACCTTTTGCGGTCGAGTGATTGCATTAGCATTGTTGCATAAAGTGCAAGTAGGTATTGTTCTTGATCGGGTATTTTTCATGCAATTGGCTGGAAGGCGTATTTTCTTAGAAGACATACGGGATGCAGATCCATGCTTATACAATAGCTGCAAGCAGATTCTTGAGATGGATGCCGATTTTATTGATTCAGATGCTTTAGGATTAACATTTGTTAGAGAGATTGAGGAGTTAGGATCCAGGAGAATTGTGGAACTCTGTCCGGATGGCAAAAGCATTTCTGTATCAAGCAAAAATAGAGATGAATATGTAAACCTGCTCATTCGACACCGCTTTGTGATATCTACCTCTGATCAGGTTTCTCGTTTTGCACGAGGGTTTGCAGATATTCTTTGTAACTCGGGCCTTCAGAATTTTTTCTTCCAAAGTATAGAGCTTGAAGATCTTGATTGGATGCTTTATGGAAGTGAAAGTGCCATTAGTGTTGAAGATTGGAAAGCACATACAGAGTACAATGGCTACAAGGAAACTGATCCTCAGATATGTTGGTTTTGGAAG